From Erigeron canadensis isolate Cc75 chromosome 8, C_canadensis_v1, whole genome shotgun sequence, one genomic window encodes:
- the LOC122579257 gene encoding uncharacterized protein LOC122579257, which produces MSEGYAIELYFDPALENQVLKAWNVVARRQISTHLIEIESRPHITLFSSPFIDPTKLENIVKGFASKQEPLPLSFGSIGSLPNDNNVLFLAPTPTLPLLQFHFQLCDAMKREGIEIGEEYRPDSWIPYCPVAEEVPKNRMAEAFTVLRDLKLPVNGYAMDIGLVEYSPVRELFSFALGNSAES; this is translated from the coding sequence ATGTCTGAAGGATATGCAATTGAGCTTTACTTTGATCCAGCCCTTGAAAACCAAGTTTTGAAGGCATGGAATGTTGTAGCTAGGCGCCAAATTAGTACTCATCTTATAGAAATTGAATCTAGACCTCATATTACTCTGTTTTCGAGCCCGTTTATTGATCCCACAAAGCTCGAAAATATTGTGAAAGGGTTTGCTTCAAAGCAAGAACCTTTGCCTTTATCATTTGGTTCAATTGGAAGCCTTCCTAATGATAATAATGTGTTGTTTCTTGCCCCAACACCTACTTTGCCTTTACTTCAGTTTCATTTTCAATTGTGTGATGCAATGAAAAGAGAAGGGATCGAGATTGGTGAAGAGTATCGGCCGGATTCGTGGATACCTTATTGTCCGGTTGCTGAGGAAGTGCCGAAGAATAGAATGGCTGAAGCGTTTACGGTTTTGAGGGACTTGAAGTTACCGGTTAATGGCTATGCAATGGATATTGGATTAGTTGAGTACTCACCGGTTCGTGAGCTCTTCTCTTTTGCTCTTGGTAACTCAGCTGAATCTTGA